One stretch of Rhodoferax lithotrophicus DNA includes these proteins:
- the aroC gene encoding chorismate synthase produces the protein MSGNTFGTLFAVTNFGESHGPAIGCVIDGCPPGMSLSEADIQPDLDRRRPGTSKFVTQRNEPDAVQILSGVYEGKTTGTPICLLIHNTDQRSKDYGNIVQTFRPGHADYAYFQKYGIRDPRGGGRSSARLTAPMVAAGAVAKKWLFEKYGTTFRGCMTQVGELPVAFESWEHVPNNPFFAPVADVSALEDYMAALRKDGDSCGARLRVSASNVPVGLGEPLFDKMDADIAYAMMGINAVKGVEIGAGFACVAQRGSTHGDSLTPQGFASNNAGGTLGGITSGQDLEVSVAIKPTSSILTPRQSIDTSGAPMEVITKGRHDPCVGIRATPILEAMLALVVMEHALRQRAQCGDVAVSLAPIKASV, from the coding sequence ATGAGCGGCAATACCTTTGGAACCCTATTCGCAGTCACCAACTTTGGTGAATCCCACGGCCCGGCCATTGGCTGCGTGATTGACGGCTGTCCGCCGGGCATGTCACTCAGTGAGGCCGACATCCAGCCCGACCTGGATCGCCGCCGTCCCGGCACCAGCAAATTCGTCACCCAGCGTAACGAACCCGACGCGGTGCAGATTCTCTCTGGCGTGTATGAAGGCAAAACCACCGGCACACCGATCTGCCTGCTGATCCACAACACCGACCAGCGCAGCAAAGATTACGGCAACATCGTCCAGACCTTTCGCCCCGGCCACGCCGATTACGCCTACTTTCAAAAATACGGCATCCGCGACCCGCGTGGTGGTGGCCGCAGCAGCGCCCGCCTAACCGCGCCCATGGTGGCTGCCGGTGCGGTGGCTAAAAAATGGCTGTTTGAAAAATACGGCACCACCTTTCGCGGCTGTATGACGCAAGTGGGTGAACTGCCGGTGGCCTTCGAGTCCTGGGAGCATGTGCCCAACAACCCGTTTTTTGCCCCGGTGGCCGATGTTTCGGCCCTGGAAGACTACATGGCCGCCTTGCGCAAAGACGGTGATTCGTGTGGCGCACGCCTGCGGGTCAGCGCATCCAACGTGCCGGTTGGCCTGGGCGAGCCGCTGTTTGACAAGATGGATGCTGACATTGCCTACGCCATGATGGGCATCAACGCCGTCAAGGGGGTTGAAATAGGCGCTGGTTTTGCCTGCGTGGCGCAGCGTGGCAGCACGCATGGCGACTCCCTCACCCCCCAAGGCTTTGCCAGCAACAACGCTGGCGGCACCTTGGGTGGTATCACCAGCGGGCAAGATCTGGAGGTGTCGGTGGCCATCAAGCCCACCAGTTCGATCCTGACCCCGCGCCAATCGATTGACACCAGCGGAGCGCCGATGGAGGTGATCACCAAAGGCCGCCACGACCCCTGTGTTGGCATTCGCGCCACGCCCATTCTGGAAGCCATGCTGGCGCTGGTGGTGATGGAGCACGCCCTGCGCCAGCGCGCCCAGTGTGGGGATGTAGCGGTGAGTCTGGCCCCGATCAAAGCCTCGGTTTGA
- a CDS encoding CBS domain-containing protein, producing the protein MKVSDILRIKGGTLYTASPDETLINALRLMADRDIGSLVIMEHGELVGMVTVRELTQVLVKTEGNISATTVRAAMDDHPLTCTSETDMDEVRRMMLDRHARYMPVMNKKMLMGVISFHDVARAVVDSQNLENKLLKAYIHDWPEGQQPDDAPKL; encoded by the coding sequence ATGAAAGTTAGCGATATCTTGCGCATCAAAGGCGGCACCTTGTACACCGCATCGCCCGATGAAACCTTGATCAATGCCTTGAGGCTGATGGCTGATCGTGATATTGGTTCGCTGGTGATCATGGAACATGGTGAACTGGTGGGCATGGTCACGGTGCGTGAACTGACCCAGGTGCTGGTCAAAACCGAGGGCAACATTTCTGCCACCACCGTACGTGCTGCGATGGATGACCACCCCCTGACCTGTACGTCCGAAACGGACATGGACGAAGTGCGCCGCATGATGCTGGATCGCCATGCCCGCTACATGCCGGTCATGAACAAAAAAATGCTCATGGGTGTGATCAGTTTCCACGATGTCGCCCGCGCCGTGGTCGACAGCCAGAATCTGGAAAACAAGCTGCTCAAAGCCTACATCCACGACTGGCCCGAAGGTCAGCAGCCGGACGACGCACCCAAGCTGTAA
- a CDS encoding dienelactone hydrolase family protein produces the protein MAATLSITSAAVGAQPLAPVGEIKGDAWVHTPESLAATVQQADVCLPPATAGGTGFCGKFKDIPKQAGTAFPVIVFLHGSSGLGLKAIGEWQQWLASLGYASVAPNSFTLAGHVTYKSPIDKDAYEKILALRASEIAPTLTALKSQSWADPARLILAGTSEGAVPVARYTGTEFVARMLFAWSCEANYFVKEPLNAFEPGKPVLNVISATDPFFSRSNTWLGNPQAEGHCGAALKDNPRAAVLLVPNAPHTLLNLPAARSATAGFLALLGKAKP, from the coding sequence ATGGCAGCCACCCTCTCCATCACCAGTGCCGCGGTCGGCGCGCAGCCGCTGGCACCCGTTGGCGAAATCAAGGGAGATGCCTGGGTTCACACCCCAGAATCACTCGCCGCCACCGTACAACAAGCCGATGTCTGCCTACCCCCTGCCACAGCGGGCGGCACCGGGTTTTGCGGCAAGTTCAAGGACATCCCCAAGCAGGCAGGCACGGCGTTCCCGGTGATCGTCTTTCTGCACGGGTCGTCCGGCCTGGGGCTCAAGGCCATCGGTGAGTGGCAGCAATGGCTGGCCAGCCTGGGTTATGCCAGCGTCGCCCCCAATTCGTTCACCCTGGCAGGCCACGTCACCTACAAGTCACCGATTGACAAAGATGCGTATGAAAAAATCCTGGCTCTGCGCGCCTCTGAAATTGCGCCAACGCTGACAGCGTTAAAAAGCCAAAGCTGGGCCGACCCCGCCCGCCTGATTCTGGCAGGCACCAGCGAAGGTGCGGTGCCGGTGGCCCGTTACACGGGTACGGAATTCGTGGCGCGCATGTTGTTCGCCTGGAGCTGCGAGGCCAACTACTTCGTCAAAGAACCGCTGAACGCGTTTGAGCCCGGCAAACCCGTGCTCAACGTCATCAGCGCCACCGACCCATTTTTCTCCCGCAGCAACACCTGGCTGGGCAACCCACAGGCCGAAGGCCACTGCGGAGCAGCGCTAAAAGACAACCCACGCGCCGCCGTTCTTTTGGTGCCCAATGCGCCACACACGTTGCTCAATTTACCCGCCGCACGCAGCGCTACTGCGGGATTTTTGGCGCTGCTTGGAAAGGCCAAGCCCTGA
- a CDS encoding O-acetylhomoserine aminocarboxypropyltransferase encodes MPGYSDPAFDTLALHAGAAPDPATGARAVPIHLTTSFVFESSDHAQSLFNLERAGHVYSRISNPTNAVLEQRISALEGGIGAISVASGQAALHLSVATLMGAGSHIVASTALYGGSQNLLHYTLRRFGIDTTFVQPGDIDGWRAAVRPNTKLFFGETVGNPGLDVLDIPTVSAIAHEAGVPLLVDSTLTTPWLMKPFEHGADLVYHSATKFLSGHGTVIGGVVVDGGSFDWEAPSDKATGALSKFPELCQAYDGFHNMVFSEESTVGAFLLRARREGLRDFGACLSPHSAWLILQGMETLPLRMARHMSNTQKVVAFLASQPFVSRVGHPMLESHPSHALAQKLLPRGAGSVFSFDLKGNREQGKKFVETLKIFSHLANVGDCRSLVIHPASTTHFRMTDAALAAGGITQGTIRLSIGLEDPDDLIDDLKRALKAAEKA; translated from the coding sequence ATGCCCGGCTACTCTGACCCCGCTTTTGACACTTTGGCCCTTCACGCAGGTGCCGCCCCTGACCCAGCCACTGGCGCACGCGCGGTGCCGATTCACCTGACCACCTCGTTTGTGTTTGAGAGCAGCGACCATGCCCAGTCGCTCTTTAATCTGGAGCGTGCCGGCCATGTCTACAGCCGCATCAGCAACCCGACCAACGCGGTGCTGGAGCAACGTATCAGTGCGCTTGAAGGCGGCATAGGCGCGATTTCAGTGGCCAGCGGCCAAGCCGCGCTACACCTGAGTGTGGCCACGCTGATGGGGGCCGGCAGCCACATCGTGGCCAGCACCGCGCTGTATGGCGGCAGCCAGAACCTGCTGCACTACACGCTGCGCCGTTTTGGCATTGACACCACCTTTGTCCAGCCCGGCGACATTGACGGCTGGCGCGCTGCCGTACGCCCCAACACCAAGCTGTTTTTTGGTGAAACCGTGGGCAACCCAGGGCTGGATGTGCTGGATATTCCGACGGTCAGCGCGATAGCCCATGAGGCCGGTGTGCCATTGCTGGTGGACTCCACCCTGACCACGCCCTGGTTGATGAAGCCGTTTGAGCACGGGGCCGACCTGGTTTACCACTCGGCCACCAAGTTTTTAAGCGGTCACGGCACGGTGATTGGCGGTGTGGTGGTGGATGGCGGCAGTTTTGACTGGGAAGCCCCCTCTGACAAAGCCACGGGGGCACTCAGCAAGTTCCCCGAACTTTGCCAAGCCTATGACGGCTTTCACAACATGGTGTTTTCCGAAGAATCCACCGTGGGCGCGTTTTTGCTGCGCGCCCGGCGCGAAGGCCTGCGCGACTTTGGCGCATGTTTGAGTCCGCACTCGGCCTGGTTGATTTTGCAAGGCATGGAGACCCTGCCGCTGCGCATGGCGCGGCACATGAGCAACACGCAAAAAGTGGTGGCGTTTCTGGCCAGTCAGCCGTTTGTCTCGCGCGTCGGCCACCCCATGCTGGAAAGCCATCCCAGCCATGCACTGGCGCAAAAATTGTTGCCCCGCGGCGCAGGCTCGGTGTTCAGCTTTGACCTGAAGGGCAACCGCGAGCAAGGCAAAAAGTTTGTCGAAACCCTGAAAATTTTCAGCCACCTGGCCAATGTGGGTGATTGCCGCAGCCTGGTAATTCACCCGGCCAGCACCACGCATTTCCGCATGACCGACGCGGCCCTGGCCGCAGGTGGCATCACCCAGGGCACGATCCGCCTGAGCATCGGCCTGGAAGACCCGGATGATTTGATCGACGACCTCAAACGCGCCCTGAAAGCGGCTGAAAAGGCCTGA
- a CDS encoding alpha/beta fold hydrolase gives MYLTVNTHRTYCYTGGKAFDAAKPTAIFIHGVLNDHSVWILQTRYLAHHGWNVLAVDLPGHCKSAGAPPASVEEAADFVLALLDAAGLEKAVLIGHSFGSLIALETAARAPGRISQLVLVGTAFPMRVSPALLESSVSAPMKALEMVNVFSRSTLAPPPSALGPGTWVYGASMALGRRVLASNPAVNVFYTGFKACDSYQNGLQAMAQVTCPVLFVLGQVDQMTPPKAALALIQAARQPQVVYLPGGHHQMNETPEEMLTALQNFLKP, from the coding sequence ATGTACCTGACCGTCAACACCCATCGCACCTATTGCTACACCGGCGGCAAAGCTTTTGATGCAGCCAAACCCACCGCCATCTTCATTCACGGTGTGCTCAATGACCACAGCGTGTGGATTTTGCAAACCCGTTACCTGGCGCACCATGGCTGGAATGTGCTGGCCGTGGATTTGCCAGGTCACTGCAAAAGCGCTGGCGCACCGCCCGCCAGTGTGGAAGAAGCCGCCGACTTTGTGCTGGCCCTGCTGGATGCCGCCGGGCTTGAAAAGGCGGTGCTGATCGGCCATAGCTTTGGTTCGCTGATTGCGCTGGAGACCGCCGCCCGCGCACCGGGGCGCATCAGCCAGTTGGTGCTGGTCGGCACGGCGTTCCCGATGCGGGTGTCGCCCGCCTTGCTGGAGAGTTCGGTCAGTGCACCGATGAAAGCATTGGAAATGGTCAACGTGTTTTCCCGCTCTACCCTGGCCCCACCACCCTCGGCCCTGGGGCCGGGTACCTGGGTGTATGGCGCGTCCATGGCGCTGGGGCGGCGGGTACTGGCCAGCAACCCGGCCGTGAATGTGTTTTACACCGGCTTCAAGGCCTGCGACAGCTACCAGAACGGCTTGCAGGCGATGGCCCAGGTGACCTGCCCGGTGCTGTTTGTACTGGGCCAAGTCGACCAGATGACCCCGCCCAAAGCAGCCCTTGCGCTGATTCAGGCCGCCCGGCAGCCTCAAGTGGTTTACCTGCCCGGTGGGCATCATCAAATGAACGAAACGCCGGAAGAAATGCTGACAGCCTTGCAAAATTTCTTGAAACCCTGA
- the yegQ gene encoding tRNA 5-hydroxyuridine modification protein YegQ translates to MKTPELLAPAGSLTMLETALAFGATAIYAGQPRYSLRVRNNDFGDINVLKQGIDTAHAKGAKFFLVSNIFPHGNKIRHYIDNMAPVIALKPDAMIMSDPGLIMMVRETWPEMEIHLSVQSNTVNSAAVKFWQKVGLKRIILSRELSLDQVEEIRQACPDMELEVFVHGALCIAYSGRCLLSGYFNHRDANQGSCTNSCRWDYKTQKGVVDASGDVLTQQAAQAREQEALERSPEADQVYMIEESQREGSYMPIEEDEHGTYVMNSKDLRAIEHVKRLVEIGVDSLKIEGRTKSPYYVARTVQSYRRAIDDAVAGRELNPELLGQLEGLANRGYTSGFFQRHTPEATQNYLRGYSESGRSLYVGDVVGFDAARGLAQVAVKNRFAVGDWLEIIAPAGNVDVLLERMESTDGAAMPVAPGSGHIVWLPLPESAVGAFVARYIHPPEVVVPDVESVLVP, encoded by the coding sequence ATGAAAACCCCCGAACTGCTGGCCCCGGCAGGCTCTTTGACCATGCTGGAAACCGCGCTGGCCTTTGGCGCGACCGCCATCTACGCTGGCCAGCCGCGCTACAGCTTGCGTGTGCGCAACAACGACTTTGGCGACATCAATGTGCTCAAGCAGGGCATTGACACGGCGCACGCCAAGGGGGCCAAGTTCTTCCTGGTGAGCAACATTTTCCCGCACGGCAACAAGATCCGGCACTACATCGACAACATGGCACCAGTGATTGCCTTGAAGCCCGACGCGATGATCATGTCTGACCCCGGCCTGATCATGATGGTGCGCGAGACCTGGCCCGAGATGGAGATTCACCTCTCGGTGCAGTCCAACACCGTCAACTCGGCGGCGGTCAAATTCTGGCAAAAGGTCGGCTTGAAGCGCATCATTCTGTCGCGCGAGTTGTCACTCGATCAGGTGGAAGAAATCCGCCAGGCCTGCCCCGACATGGAGCTGGAAGTCTTTGTGCACGGCGCACTGTGTATTGCCTACTCGGGCCGCTGCCTGCTGTCGGGCTATTTCAACCATCGTGATGCGAACCAGGGCAGTTGTACCAATTCCTGCCGCTGGGATTACAAGACGCAAAAAGGCGTGGTCGATGCCTCGGGTGATGTGCTGACCCAGCAAGCCGCGCAGGCGCGTGAGCAGGAAGCCCTTGAGCGCTCGCCCGAGGCCGATCAGGTCTACATGATCGAAGAAAGCCAGCGCGAGGGCAGCTACATGCCGATTGAAGAAGACGAGCACGGCACCTACGTGATGAACAGCAAAGACTTGCGGGCCATCGAACACGTCAAACGCCTGGTGGAAATCGGCGTGGATTCGCTCAAGATCGAAGGCCGCACCAAAAGCCCGTATTACGTGGCTCGCACGGTGCAAAGCTACCGCCGCGCGATTGACGATGCAGTGGCCGGGCGCGAGCTCAACCCCGAATTGCTCGGCCAGCTCGAAGGCCTGGCCAACCGTGGCTACACCAGCGGCTTTTTCCAGCGCCACACCCCCGAGGCCACGCAAAACTACCTGCGCGGCTACTCCGAGTCGGGCCGCAGCCTGTACGTGGGCGACGTGGTCGGTTTTGATGCGGCGCGTGGCCTGGCCCAGGTGGCCGTGAAAAACCGCTTTGCCGTGGGTGACTGGCTGGAGATCATTGCCCCGGCTGGTAATGTGGATGTGCTGCTGGAACGCATGGAGAGCACCGACGGCGCGGCCATGCCGGTGGCCCCAGGCAGCGGCCACATCGTGTGGTTGCCCTTGCCCGAGAGCGCGGTGGGCGCGTTTGTGGCACGCTACATTCACCCGCCCGAGGTCGTGGTTCCCGATGTTGAGAGTGTTTTAGTCCCCTAG